The sequence AGCTTCGGTTCGATCCGGGCCAGTTCCGCTAGCTTCCGTTGTCGTGTTGAGATGTTCTCCTGGCTCGATGTCCCGGCCATCTGTCCCTCCGAAAGCCCCATCGTCCGACCTGCCGCTTCCCTCCATCGGGTCCCTTGGGGCAGGTTCCCCGACTTCCCAGGTACTATCGGCAGGCTCCGATTGCTCGATCACCTTCCCAGCGCGCTTCGTCGCCTTCGCGCGCCGGTACCCTGCTTCGTGTCCCGTTCGCTCCCATCGGCCGGACACCGCTCCGATGGGCCTGGGCCTTTTCTCACACGGCGCCCGCACCGCTCTTCCCGCAAGGAGTGATCGAGCCCTCCCAGGTTCCTGGGCGACCCTTGCCCTGCATGCCCCGCTCTTCGACCCCGGCGGAGGGATGATGCCAGGCCAGTACAGCACCACCCCTGTTGCCTTCCGTCCGTTCAACAACGTCGGCTCCGCATTCCGTACTTTCGAGGCTCCATCACGCGGCCTACAGGCCCCCTGTGTACGCTTCGCAGTCGGGATCGCTCCTCGACCACGCAACACTCGGTTCCGGCTGGTGGCCAGCCTTGGCCGGACAGGACTTGCACCTGTCAGGTCGCTCTGAAGGTTTCAGCGATGTCTTTCCTTCTACATAACTTCCTCCTTCTCCAGGCTTGGCCTGGCGCAATGAACTGCTAATGCGCGCCGACGCCAAACGCATCCTAATCGTGGCACCCGGCGCCCTGACCGAACAGTGGCAGGACGAGATGCTGGAGAAGTTCGGCATCCAGTTCGAGATCTTCAGCCGCCAGAAACAGGAGCAATGCGCCTCCGGAAACTGGTTCGATGAGCAGGATCTCGTCATTGCCCGCCTGGACCAGCTCTCGCGCAACGAAGACTACCAGGAAAAGCTCAAGGCCACCGAGTGGGACCTGATCGTCGTCGACGAGGCCCACAAGCTCTCCGCCAACTACTTCGGTAACAAGGTCAACAAGACCAAGCGCTTCCAGCTTGGTGAGCTGCTGGGGTCCATCACCCGCCACTTCCTGCTGATGACCGCCACGCCGCACAACGGCAAGGAAGAGGACTTCCAGATCTGGCTCTCCCTGCTCGACACCGATCGCTTCTACGGCAAGTTCCGCGAAGGCGCCCACAAGGTGGATATCTCCGACATGATGCGGCGCATGGTCAAGGAGGAGCTACTCAAGTTCGACGGCACGCCGCTGTTTCCGGAACGCCGGGCCTACACGGCCAACTACGAACTATCCGACCTAGAGGCCGCCCTCTACGCGGCAGTGACCGATTACGTCCGCAACGAGATGAACCGGGCCGACAGGCTAAATGGCAACAAGAAGAACACCGTTGGCTTCGCGCTCACCCAGCTCCAGCGCCGCCTCGCTTCCAGCCCCGAGGCCATCTACCAGTCGCTCAAGCGACGCCGCAAGCGCCTGGAATCCCGGCTCGAAGAGATGAAGCTGATCGCCCGGGGCGAAAAGCTACGCCAGGACGGCGTGGCGGAAACCCTTGGCGAATATGTCGTCAAGAAGCCGATCGATCTGCCCGAGAACTTTGACGTGCTGGAAGAAGAGCTGACCCCGGAGGAATACGAACAGTACGCCGACCAGGTAGTCGACCAGGCCACGGCGGCCGAGACCATCCCCGAACTCCAGGCCGAAATCGAGATCCTCAAGGGCCTGGAGCAACAGGCCCTCAATGTCGTGCAGTCTGGACAGGATAAGAAGTGGGAGGAACTCTCCCACCTTCTGCAGGACCGCCCGGAGATGTACACCACCTCGGGCAGCCGCCGCAAGCTCATCATCTTCACTGAGCACAAGGACACCCTTCATTACCTCAAGGGGCGCATCGCCGGCATGCTCGGCAATCCCGATGCGGTCATCACCATCCACGGGGGCACCAACCGCGACGACCGCCGCAAGGCGCAGGAACAGTTCCGCAACAACCCCGATGTACTGGTGCTGGTCGCTACCGACGCCGCCGGCGAAGGCGTCAACCTGCAAAACGCCAACCTGATGGTCAACTACGACCTACCCTGGAACCCCAACCGCCTGGAGCAGCGTTTCGGGCGCATCCACCGCATCGGCCAGACCGAGGTCTGCCATCTCTGGAACCTGGTGGCCAGGGGCACCCGCGAGGGTGAGGTCTTCCAGAAGCTGTTCGAGAAGCTGGAGGTGGAAAAGCAGGCGCTGGGCGGCAAGGTGTTCGACATCCTGGGCGAGGCCTTCGAGGGCGTCTC comes from Methylomarinovum caldicuralii and encodes:
- a CDS encoding helicase-related protein; the protein is MAWRNELLMRADAKRILIVAPGALTEQWQDEMLEKFGIQFEIFSRQKQEQCASGNWFDEQDLVIARLDQLSRNEDYQEKLKATEWDLIVVDEAHKLSANYFGNKVNKTKRFQLGELLGSITRHFLLMTATPHNGKEEDFQIWLSLLDTDRFYGKFREGAHKVDISDMMRRMVKEELLKFDGTPLFPERRAYTANYELSDLEAALYAAVTDYVRNEMNRADRLNGNKKNTVGFALTQLQRRLASSPEAIYQSLKRRRKRLESRLEEMKLIARGEKLRQDGVAETLGEYVVKKPIDLPENFDVLEEELTPEEYEQYADQVVDQATAAETIPELQAEIEILKGLEQQALNVVQSGQDKKWEELSHLLQDRPEMYTTSGSRRKLIIFTEHKDTLHYLKGRIAGMLGNPDAVITIHGGTNRDDRRKAQEQFRNNPDVLVLVATDAAGEGVNLQNANLMVNYDLPWNPNRLEQRFGRIHRIGQTEVCHLWNLVARGTREGEVFQKLFEKLEVEKQALGGKVFDILGEAFEGVSLKDLLIESIRYGESPEVKARLEQKIEGALDTEHLKEIIRRNALVDQHLTLEDLYHVKEEMEKAEARKLQPYFIRAFFTEAFQSLGGEMRPREPGRFEIRHVPAAIRERDRVVGETRTPVLKKYERICFEKDKVRIHGKPMADLVHPAHPLMHATTDLILSAHRPKLKQGAILVDPNDDGTEPRILFMIDHEVREVSAENPRTVSRRLQFVAIDQHGNTTFAGWAPHLDLQPIDASDKALISDVLDSPWVKQNLEGLAINYASQKLVPEHYQEVKSRRERQADKILAAVNDRLVKEINYWSDRYIKLSEDVAAGKQPRMQPEMARRRVDELTERLAQRKRELEAMKNVVSSTPVVIGGALVIPQGLLASRKSEATFTADAEARSRIKQIAMQAVMEAERSFGHEVWDVSAEKCGWDITARPPRNSDGSIRPDRHIEVKGRARGQTTITVSRNEILYALNQADKFILAIVIVDGDDIDGPCYIRNPFSAEPDFGVASINYSLDDLLGRAMSPQQELLR